The Bombus vancouverensis nearcticus chromosome 9, iyBomVanc1_principal, whole genome shotgun sequence genome includes a window with the following:
- the nAChRalpha2 gene encoding nicotinic acetylcholine receptor alpha2 isoform X1 → MILQAIILILSARICCSNPDAKRLYDDLLSNYNRLIRPVSNNNDTVVVKLGLRLSQLIDLNLKDQILTTNVWLEHEWQDHKFQWDPAEYGGVTELYVPSEHIWLPDIVLYNNADGEYGVTTMTKAILHYTGKVLWTPPAIFKSSCEIDVRYFPFDQQTCFMKFGSWTYDGIQIDLKHINQNMGDKVEVGIDLREYYPSVEWDILGVPAERHKKYYPCCDEPYPDIFFNITLRRKTLFYTVNLIVPCVSISYLSVLAFYLPADSGEKIALCINILLSQTMFFLLISEIIPSTSLALPLLGKYLLFTMILVGLSVVITIIILNVHYRKPSTHKMAPWVRKIFIRRLPKLLLMRVPDDLLNDLAAHKIHGRGKSGKKSKFNAAVAAAVQSSSIVSSPDSARHQRIGGRYRCNGLHTTSAHNRFLGGIGGYNGLPTVMSGLDESLSDVTPRKKYPFELEKALHNVMFIQHHIQRQDEFNAEDQDWGFVAMVLDRLFLWIFTIASIVGTFIILCEAPALRDNTKPIDMEYSSVAQQQFLPQGDLLETLV, encoded by the exons ATGATACTGCAGGCAATCATCTTGATCCTTTCTGCAAGGATATGCTGCAGCAATCCCGATGCAAAGAGGCTGTACGACGATTTGCTGTCGAATTACAATCGACTGATTCGCCCCGTTTCTAATAACAATGACACCGTAGTCGTTAAACTAGGACTCCGTCTGTCCCAACTCATAGATCTC AATTTGAAGGATCAAATTCTCACGACGAACGTTTGGCTCGAACAC GAATGGCAAGACCACAAATTCCAGTGGGATCCAGCAGAATACGGAGGTGTCACTGAACTCTATGTACCTAGCGAGCACATATGGCTTCCGGACATTGTACTTTACAACAA TGCGGACGGAGAATACGGCGTGACTACAATGACAAAAGCTATTCTTCATTACACTGGGAAAGTCCTTTGGACACCTCCAGCAATTTTCAAATCCTCCTGCGAGATAGACGTCCGATACTTTCCATTCGATCAGCAAACTTGCTTCATGAAATTCGGTTCATGGACCTATGATGGTATCCAG ATCGACTTGAAACACATTAATCAAAACATGGGAGACAAAGTCGAAGTTGGCATCGATCTTCGCGAGTATTACCCCAGCGTCGAATGGGACATATTGGGAGTACCAGCGGAACGACACAAGAAGTATTATCCCTGCTGCGACGAACCCTATCCTGACATTTTCTTTAACATCACTCTACGTCGAAAAACGCTCTTCTATACGGTGAATCTAATCGTGCCCTGCGTGAGCATCTCTTACTTATCGGTGCTCGCATTTTACCTGCCCGCCGACTCTGGCGAGAAAATCGCCCTCTGCATTAACATTCTCCTATCGCAGACAATGTTTTTCCTCTTGATATCAGAAATCATACCATCCACGTCGCTAGCACTACCGTTGTTAGGCAAATACTTACTTTTTACGATGATTCTAGTCGGTCTTTCGGTAGTTATAACGATCATTATACTAAACGTTCACTATCGTAAACCGAGCACTCATAAAATGGCGCCGTGGGTGAGGAAGATTTTCATAAGAAGATTACCGAAACTCCTTTTAATGAGAGTACCAGATGATCTTCTCAACGATCTTGCCGCGCATAAAATACACGGCAGAGGAAAATCCGGTAAGAAAAGCAAATTCAACGCTGCGGTAGCGGCTGCCGTGCAATCCTCTTCAATAGTCTCTTCACCGGATTCCGCTCGGCACCAACGGATCGGCGGTAGATACC GATGTAATGGATTGCATACAACGTCTGCGCATAACAGATTTCTTGGTGGTATCGGTGGGTATAATGGACTTCCTACAGTTATGTCCGGATTGGATGAGTCTCTGAGCGACGTAACTCCTAGGAAGAAGTATCCTTTCGAACTTGAGAAAGCTTTGCACAATGTTATGTTCATTCAACATCACATACAACGGCAAGACGAGTTTAATGCG GAAGATCAGGATTGGGGTTTCGTAGCAATGGTTCTTGATAGACTTTTTCTGTGGATCTTCACAATAGCTTCGATCGTTGGCACGTTCATCATTCTTTGCGAGGCCCCAGCACTTCGTGACAACACCAAACCAATCGACATGGAGTATTCTTCTGTGGCTCAACAACAATTTCTTCCTCAGGGTGATTTGTTAGAAACTCTCGTATAA
- the nAChRalpha2 gene encoding nicotinic acetylcholine receptor alpha2 isoform X2, giving the protein MILQAIILILSARICCSNPDAKRLYDDLLSNYNRLIRPVSNNNDTVVVKLGLRLSQLIDLNLKDQILTTNVWLEHEWQDHKFQWDPAEYGGVTELYVPSEHIWLPDIVLYNNADGEYGVTTMTKAILHYTGKVLWTPPAIFKSSCEIDVRYFPFDQQTCFMKFGSWTYDGIQIDLKHINQNMGDKVEVGIDLREYYPSVEWDILGVPAERHKKYYPCCDEPYPDIFFNITLRRKTLFYTVNLIVPCVSISYLSVLAFYLPADSGEKIALCINILLSQTMFFLLISEIIPSTSLALPLLGKYLLFTMILVGLSVVITIIILNVHYRKPSTHKMAPWVRKIFIRRLPKLLLMRVPDDLLNDLAAHKIHGRGKSGKKSKFNAAVAAAVQSSSIVSSPDSARHQRIGGCNGLHTTSAHNRFLGGIGGYNGLPTVMSGLDESLSDVTPRKKYPFELEKALHNVMFIQHHIQRQDEFNAEDQDWGFVAMVLDRLFLWIFTIASIVGTFIILCEAPALRDNTKPIDMEYSSVAQQQFLPQGDLLETLV; this is encoded by the exons ATGATACTGCAGGCAATCATCTTGATCCTTTCTGCAAGGATATGCTGCAGCAATCCCGATGCAAAGAGGCTGTACGACGATTTGCTGTCGAATTACAATCGACTGATTCGCCCCGTTTCTAATAACAATGACACCGTAGTCGTTAAACTAGGACTCCGTCTGTCCCAACTCATAGATCTC AATTTGAAGGATCAAATTCTCACGACGAACGTTTGGCTCGAACAC GAATGGCAAGACCACAAATTCCAGTGGGATCCAGCAGAATACGGAGGTGTCACTGAACTCTATGTACCTAGCGAGCACATATGGCTTCCGGACATTGTACTTTACAACAA TGCGGACGGAGAATACGGCGTGACTACAATGACAAAAGCTATTCTTCATTACACTGGGAAAGTCCTTTGGACACCTCCAGCAATTTTCAAATCCTCCTGCGAGATAGACGTCCGATACTTTCCATTCGATCAGCAAACTTGCTTCATGAAATTCGGTTCATGGACCTATGATGGTATCCAG ATCGACTTGAAACACATTAATCAAAACATGGGAGACAAAGTCGAAGTTGGCATCGATCTTCGCGAGTATTACCCCAGCGTCGAATGGGACATATTGGGAGTACCAGCGGAACGACACAAGAAGTATTATCCCTGCTGCGACGAACCCTATCCTGACATTTTCTTTAACATCACTCTACGTCGAAAAACGCTCTTCTATACGGTGAATCTAATCGTGCCCTGCGTGAGCATCTCTTACTTATCGGTGCTCGCATTTTACCTGCCCGCCGACTCTGGCGAGAAAATCGCCCTCTGCATTAACATTCTCCTATCGCAGACAATGTTTTTCCTCTTGATATCAGAAATCATACCATCCACGTCGCTAGCACTACCGTTGTTAGGCAAATACTTACTTTTTACGATGATTCTAGTCGGTCTTTCGGTAGTTATAACGATCATTATACTAAACGTTCACTATCGTAAACCGAGCACTCATAAAATGGCGCCGTGGGTGAGGAAGATTTTCATAAGAAGATTACCGAAACTCCTTTTAATGAGAGTACCAGATGATCTTCTCAACGATCTTGCCGCGCATAAAATACACGGCAGAGGAAAATCCGGTAAGAAAAGCAAATTCAACGCTGCGGTAGCGGCTGCCGTGCAATCCTCTTCAATAGTCTCTTCACCGGATTCCGCTCGGCACCAACGGATCGGCG GATGTAATGGATTGCATACAACGTCTGCGCATAACAGATTTCTTGGTGGTATCGGTGGGTATAATGGACTTCCTACAGTTATGTCCGGATTGGATGAGTCTCTGAGCGACGTAACTCCTAGGAAGAAGTATCCTTTCGAACTTGAGAAAGCTTTGCACAATGTTATGTTCATTCAACATCACATACAACGGCAAGACGAGTTTAATGCG GAAGATCAGGATTGGGGTTTCGTAGCAATGGTTCTTGATAGACTTTTTCTGTGGATCTTCACAATAGCTTCGATCGTTGGCACGTTCATCATTCTTTGCGAGGCCCCAGCACTTCGTGACAACACCAAACCAATCGACATGGAGTATTCTTCTGTGGCTCAACAACAATTTCTTCCTCAGGGTGATTTGTTAGAAACTCTCGTATAA
- the LOC117161708 gene encoding lipopolysaccharide-induced tumor necrosis factor-alpha factor homolog: MDKKIGFASGSTQPSAAPPSAPPSYEEAVENVPPISLQPNIPPYPVGPSSMPIPTHNLPPNQTTMPYPPNYSGSSKPLPQSQTPYNANPNTVPPPEFRVVYQSVIFSLSPNPTKMTCPTCHASIKTTTMTDHQRCAHFCCIALCIFGCCLCSCLPYCMSSFMSVHHFCPKCKSYIGTWKG, translated from the exons ATGGACAAAAAAATTGGGTTCGCCAGTGGAAGTACTCAACCCTCGGCTGCTCCACCGTCAGCACCCCCGTCTTATGAGGAAGCTGTTGAAAATGTACCTCCTATATCTCTTCAACCAAACATTCCACCATATCCAGTAGGACCATCATCTATGCCAATTCCAACTC ATAATCTGCCGCCGAATCAGACAACGATGCCATATCCACCAAATTATTCAGGATCCAGCAAACCTCTGCCGCAATCGCAGACACCGTACAATGCAAATCCGAATACAGTTCCTCCGCCAGAGTTCCGAGTTGTCTATCAGTCAGTGATTTTTTCCCTATCTCCAAATCCAACAAAAATGACTTGCCCAACGTGTCATGCCAGTATTAAAACCACTACGATGACTGATCATCAACGATGCGCCCATTTCTGTTGTATCGCGCTTTGCATATTTGG ATGTTGCCTTTGCTCGTGTCTGCCATACTGTATGAGTAGCTTCATGAGCGTTCACCACTTTTGTCCGAAATGTAAAAGTTATATTGGTACATGGAAGGGTTGA
- the nAChRalpha2 gene encoding nicotinic acetylcholine receptor alpha2 isoform X3: MILQAIILILSARICCSNPDAKRLYDDLLSNYNRLIRPVSNNNDTVVVKLGLRLSQLIDLNLKDQILTTNVWLEHEWQDHKFQWDPAEYGGVTELYVPSEHIWLPDIVLYNNADGEYGVTTMTKAILHYTGKVLWTPPAIFKSSCEIDVRYFPFDQQTCFMKFGSWTYDGIQIDLKHINQNMGDKVEVGIDLREYYPSVEWDILGVPAERHKKYYPCCDEPYPDIFFNITLRRKTLFYTVNLIVPCVSISYLSVLAFYLPADSGEKIALCINILLSQTMFFLLISEIIPSTSLALPLLGKYLLFTMILVGLSVVITIIILNVHYRKPSTHKMAPWVRKIFIRRLPKLLLMRVPDDLLNDLAAHKIHGRGKSGKKSKFNAAVAAAVQSSSIVSSPDSARHQRIGGRYRCNGLHTTSAHNRFLGGIGGYNGLPTVMSGLDESLSDVTPRKKYPFELEKALHNVMFIQHHIQRQDEFNAEDQDWGFVAMVLDRLFLWIFTIASIVGTFIILCEAPALRDNTKPIDMEYSSVAQQQFLPQGIL; this comes from the exons ATGATACTGCAGGCAATCATCTTGATCCTTTCTGCAAGGATATGCTGCAGCAATCCCGATGCAAAGAGGCTGTACGACGATTTGCTGTCGAATTACAATCGACTGATTCGCCCCGTTTCTAATAACAATGACACCGTAGTCGTTAAACTAGGACTCCGTCTGTCCCAACTCATAGATCTC AATTTGAAGGATCAAATTCTCACGACGAACGTTTGGCTCGAACAC GAATGGCAAGACCACAAATTCCAGTGGGATCCAGCAGAATACGGAGGTGTCACTGAACTCTATGTACCTAGCGAGCACATATGGCTTCCGGACATTGTACTTTACAACAA TGCGGACGGAGAATACGGCGTGACTACAATGACAAAAGCTATTCTTCATTACACTGGGAAAGTCCTTTGGACACCTCCAGCAATTTTCAAATCCTCCTGCGAGATAGACGTCCGATACTTTCCATTCGATCAGCAAACTTGCTTCATGAAATTCGGTTCATGGACCTATGATGGTATCCAG ATCGACTTGAAACACATTAATCAAAACATGGGAGACAAAGTCGAAGTTGGCATCGATCTTCGCGAGTATTACCCCAGCGTCGAATGGGACATATTGGGAGTACCAGCGGAACGACACAAGAAGTATTATCCCTGCTGCGACGAACCCTATCCTGACATTTTCTTTAACATCACTCTACGTCGAAAAACGCTCTTCTATACGGTGAATCTAATCGTGCCCTGCGTGAGCATCTCTTACTTATCGGTGCTCGCATTTTACCTGCCCGCCGACTCTGGCGAGAAAATCGCCCTCTGCATTAACATTCTCCTATCGCAGACAATGTTTTTCCTCTTGATATCAGAAATCATACCATCCACGTCGCTAGCACTACCGTTGTTAGGCAAATACTTACTTTTTACGATGATTCTAGTCGGTCTTTCGGTAGTTATAACGATCATTATACTAAACGTTCACTATCGTAAACCGAGCACTCATAAAATGGCGCCGTGGGTGAGGAAGATTTTCATAAGAAGATTACCGAAACTCCTTTTAATGAGAGTACCAGATGATCTTCTCAACGATCTTGCCGCGCATAAAATACACGGCAGAGGAAAATCCGGTAAGAAAAGCAAATTCAACGCTGCGGTAGCGGCTGCCGTGCAATCCTCTTCAATAGTCTCTTCACCGGATTCCGCTCGGCACCAACGGATCGGCGGTAGATACC GATGTAATGGATTGCATACAACGTCTGCGCATAACAGATTTCTTGGTGGTATCGGTGGGTATAATGGACTTCCTACAGTTATGTCCGGATTGGATGAGTCTCTGAGCGACGTAACTCCTAGGAAGAAGTATCCTTTCGAACTTGAGAAAGCTTTGCACAATGTTATGTTCATTCAACATCACATACAACGGCAAGACGAGTTTAATGCG GAAGATCAGGATTGGGGTTTCGTAGCAATGGTTCTTGATAGACTTTTTCTGTGGATCTTCACAATAGCTTCGATCGTTGGCACGTTCATCATTCTTTGCGAGGCCCCAGCACTTCGTGACAACACCAAACCAATCGACATGGAGTATTCTTCTGTGGCTCAACAACAATTTCTTCCTCAGG GAATTTTGTAA